The genomic segment AACTCGCCGTTCCCAGTGTGCGCGTCTATCGGGCAGGCACCTGGATGGATATTTCTGCTCGGGACTTGGTGCCGGGGGATATCGTGCATCTGGAAGCCGGAAATCGGATCCCTGCCGATGGCCGTCTTCTGGAAACGGCGCATCTGCAAGTCCAGGAAGCGGCTTTGACCGGGGAATCGGCTCCCGTGGAAAAATCCAGTCCCGCCCTCACGGATGAGGCGATTCTGGCGGAGTCTGCGTTTTATCCCAATATGGTCTATATGGGGACGACGGTGACCGCTGGCCGGGGCAAGGCTGTGATTACCGCCACGGGGATGCAGACGGAACTGGGGAATGTGGCAAATCTGATGCAGCGGGTGGGCTGGGAAGCTACTCCTTTGCAACAACGCTTGGATCAACTGAGCCAGAAGTTGGTACTCGCGATTTTGGCACTCGTTGCAATTATTTTTGCGTTGGGCGTTTTGCGAGGAGAATCCCTACCGTTAATGTTCCTCACGGCGGTGAGTGTAGCCGTGGGGTTAATTCCAGAGGGGTTACCCGCGATCGTGACGATTTCCCTAGCCTTGGGATCCCAGCGAATGCTGAAACAGCAGGCCCTCATCCGCAGACTGCCCGCAGTGGAAACGTTAGGGTCTGTGACGGTCATCTGTTCGGATAAAACGGGAACGCTAACGGAAAATCGGATGACGGTAACGACGCTGGAAGTTGCAGAACAACGGGTTTCGTTGCCATCAGCTTCAGAATCCCCTTTCGCTTCAGAGTCTCCTTTAGCGCCTAGTTTGCAATTCCTATTACTCGGTGCCGCCCTTTGCAATGATGCGATCGTGCCGATGGGTCAGGAATCCGTTGTGCAGAATGAAGCAAATCCTTTGGGCGATCCGACTGAGGTTGCTTTAGTCATTGCCGCGAGTCTTGCTGGTTTATCCAAATCTGATTTAGATATGCAATATCCCCGTATTGCTGAAATTGGATTTGAGGCCGATCGCCGTTGCATGACAACTATTCATAAGTGGAATGGCGATGGTAATTCCTTTAGTGATGATTTTAAGGGTACTCCTTATATTGCCTTTACCAAGGGAGCGGTGACTCAGTTGCTGGATGTAACGAGTCATATTTGGGTGAAGGATCACATTCAGGTATTCGATGCAACCTGGCGCGATCGGGTGTTGAAGGCGCAGCAGGAGCTGGCGCAAACGGGCGCACGGGTGTTGGGGGTGGCGTTTCGCCTGTGGAACGATCGACCGGATGTCCGTGATGCGCAAACCGTGGAGCAGAACCTGGTTTTGGTGGGCTGGGTGGGGCTGCGTGACCCAGCGCGTCCGGAAGTCAAGCAGGCGGTACAGGATTGTCAGAGGGCGGGCATTCGGCCTGTGATGATTACGGGGGATCATCCGTTGACGGCCTTGCATTTGGCGCGGGAATTAGGTATTGCAGATAACGATCGCTATCTGACGGGCCATGACCTGAATCAGCTCTCGCTGGCGGAGTTGATGGAGAAAGTGGAGTCGATCGCGGTGTATGCGCGGGTGTCCCCGGAGCAAAAGCTGAAAATTGTGCAGGCGTTCCAGCAACGTCAACACATTGTTGCGATGACGGGGGATGGGATTAATGATGCCCCAGCGCTGCGGAAGGCAGACATTGGGGTGGCCATGGGAAAATCGGGAACGGATGTGGCCAAGGAAGCGGCGGATATGGTGCTGCTGGATGATCATTTTGCGACGATCGTGGCGGCGGTGCAGGAAGGTCGGGTGATTTATGACAATATTCGCAAGTCGATTAAGTATTTGCTGAGTGGCAATTCCGGTGAGATTTGGGTGATGTTTCTTGCGCCGTTTTTGGGTATGCCGTTGCCACTGCTACCGATCCAAATTCTTTGGATTAATTTGATGTCGGATGGGTTGCCAGCCTTGGCGCTGAGCGTGGAGCCGGCGGAGCGGGATACAATGCAGCGTCCCCCGCATCAGTCCCATGGGCCAATTTTTAGCCGGGGGATGGGGTGGGATATTGTCTGGATTGGGTTGCTGACGGGGCTGGCGAGTTTGGGGACGGGCTATGTTTACTGGCAGGGCGATCGACTTAGCCATTGGCAAACGATGTTATTTACGATTCTGACGTTTTCGGAAACGGTGATTGCGTTGGCGGTGCGATCGGAGCGGTATTCGCTATTTCAAATTGGCTTATTGTCCAATAAACCGTTGCTGGGCGCGATCGTGTTGACGCTGGGGTTTCATTTGGCGATCTTGTATGTTCCACTGTTGCAAACGTTGTTCCAAACGACGGCATTATCGATCTCTGAGCTGGTGTTTTGTTTAGGGATGAGTAGTTTGGTCTTTTGGGCGATCGAGTTACAAAAATGGCTGCGGCGAAAACAGTCTCCTATCCATACTCATAAGCCATAAAGTCTTCAGTCTAGGGTAAGGCTAACTAGGGAAAGAACTGGAAATTCCATGCACCCTAGATGGCAACAGGGTGTGAGATTTAGACAAAAATATTACAGAATTTTTACGAACTCTTCTTATTTGCTTGGTTGACAATAAGCTACCTTGAACATTATTAGGTGAGAAAAGACAATCCTCACGCATTAACGCACTCATAAGGATTGAACCATGGCTACTGCTACCCAGTCTCGCAAGAAAAAAGCACCTAGCAAAACCGAGAAATCTCTCAATAGCTTGATCCAGAATGAGATTGCTCGTCTCTCAGAAATGCACGGCATTAGCCAATCTGAGCTAGAAAGTTTTGCACAGTTTGTCATTGCCAACTATCGCAAGATCGACAAGCGACCAAAGCCGTTAAAAATGACAGAGCTTAAGCAGGCTATTTTCAACCAGTTCAGTGTCACTAATTTAACGGAACTCCGAAAATCAGGGTCTTTTCAACTGGCAACCAGTAGTTTAGGTAAACTGGATCTCTCTAAAATTGCAGGCTGGGAAATCTTATATCGGAAACTCATTGGTGTGCTCCCCCATGAAGTGAATGAACAGGGTTATGGGTGCATCAACGGAATCAATATTTTCAACTATGACATGCCCTGGCAAGCCTTTGGTTTAAATCCCCAAACAGCCACTACGGAACAAATCAAATCTGCATATCGAGATCTCAGCAGAATTTACCATCCTGATAATCGGGAAACGGGGGATGCCAAGATTTTCGATAGACTCACTATTTTCTATAAGAGCCTCACGGAGACTTTCTAGACATGGCAGAAGTTTATATTACCGCTCAAGAACTCCTCAAAGCGCTTCAAGAGATCTCACCTAAGTTCAGTAGTCAAGACTTGATTGCACTTGAGGAATTTATTGATTCCGATCCTGATGACGAATGGGAGTTAAAGGAAGGCAAGGATTATCGAATTGTCATACAAGCAACTGGTAAACGGGAATATACTGCATCAGGAGCTTACACGATCGCACGGTGCTTAGAAGCTCGGCAAAAACCAGGATTTTGGGCAAGGATTAAGGAACTGGTTTTGCATACTAAACGCAAAGTTCGCAGGGCATTTATCAATAAAAAAATTCTGGATAATTGTTCTTCTCTCGTCAAACGCAGAAGCCATTTTTGGATTTCCCGTGCTGACTTAGTTTCCATTTTGGGTACTAACTCCCAGACATTGACTCGAATGCTCGACAAGGCTCAACAAATGCAATCTCCTCTGATTCAAGGGCAAGATTATGAAGATTTTGCAGATGGATCAGGGATCTATTTTTCTTTAGGTGGGATCTACAAAATTTCTCAAGTCTTCGGCAAAAGCTTGACACAGAAAAATCGTCGAGAATGGTGTGAAGAAGTTGGTAATACAATTCAGCCACAGGTGAACGACATTGTTGATACCATCAAAAATCGTGAAAACGAAATAGAAAGAGCGATGAGATACGTTCGAGAAAAGCGGGATAAGAAAACCTGTCAAGTGACCAAGACGAAGCAAGATAAAATTAATGGTCTGAAATTAGCTGTTCATCACTTGTATTCTCGGAATGCTTATCCTGCGATCGCGAGTAACCATGCAAACTTGATTACTATTTCCTGTGACGTTCATGATCAGTTTCATCAGGACTACATGGGTGGAACCAATAAACCTTGCACAATTGACGATTTTATTGATTTTGTGCAGCGTTACTATCCAGACAATACCTCTCTCGTGAATCAGCTGACCAGTTGGCGTGTCAGCTTGAATAATCCTCAACCGATCGATCTCTCAAAGCCTCCCCATGTTTTATACCTCCCAGCCTCTCGACTAACTGGCTGATTTCTAGCATTTTCAGCTGATTTCTACCATTTTCAATCACCAACTTCATGGGATGTTCTAGCCCCAAGCGTTCCGCCGATCGGGTAATGACTGGCCAACCTGCGGAACACCCACACTGGCGGATACTTGAGCGGTTACCAACGGCGATTCAGGATGCTCACCCATTCGCCTTCGGTGCCCGGAACCGGCGTGGGACGGCCCCAGTAAATCCGATCGATCATCCCGATCGCATGTAATTGGTCAATAAATGCCTGCACCGTTTCCTTTGTGCCAAAAAGCTGTAACCGAATGTAGGGTCGAAACCGTTCGATCGAGAAATCGCGATCGTTGCCAGAATCTTGAGCCATTTTGAGCTTCTCCTAGTTGTAGTGACTCCCCACCCGCATTCCCCCCTTTTTCCACAGGAAAAGGAACGATGCAGGCAAGTACCCTCTCCCAACTTGGGAGAGGGAGAGGTTGGAAAGAAGCCCAAAAACTTAGAGCCACCCCCGTTTGACATCACAAACAAGGGTGGCTCGATCGAATGTTAAAATCCAATGCAAGCCTCCTCGCTGTGCACGCAGCTTGGGGGAATAGCTGCTCAGGCTTGGTTCCAACAACCCTGAGTAGCGCGCTAAATTTTTGGGAATCTAGCCGCTCCATGTTCCATGCCCGATCGTCAACCGTCAAGTTAACCCAGGGATGTCCCACAGAAACTGCTATGAGAAACAAGCCTACGGACAAACCTAGCGCTAGTCAACTATCTAGCGTCAATAAATATAAAGCTTCCTCTGTTGGCGGAAAAATCGTCTTAAAATTTGCATCGTAGAAAATCCTCGATCGCCCCATCTATCGCCCCACTCCCAGTCACCCACCCCCCTCCGCCACGTCCCAAAAACCGGAGGTTTAAAATTTTATGACAACTATGTCAAATCCAGGGCGTTGCGTGTAGATCCCATGAAGCTTCAGCAATTTCACCCGATCTTTTAAGAACCGTTCGGTAAGATCGGCAACAAGATACGCGATCGATAAAATTTCCCCGCTCAACTAGCTCAATAGCCAGCCTAGTCGAGCAATTTGTCAGCATATTGTGACTGTTTAGAAGAGATTGAATTACCATGTCAGGCCGCAAAATCGTTCTGTTTGAGTTGAATGAAGTCCCCTACAAACTGGTCGATCATTTTTGCCAAACCCATCCCCAATCCCATTTGGCAAAAATGTTGGGTAAGTCCCAGCAATATAAGACCTACGCAGCCGACTCCGGAGAACTTTCACCAACCAAAACTTGGCCCACAGTGCACCGTGGCGTCAACAACGATCTGCATGGCTTAACCAACTTTGGGCAAGAATTGGATGAAGTCAACCAAGCCTATCCCCCCCTGTGGCAAATCCTCGCATCCCAGGGCGTCAAAGTGGGGGTATGCGGTTCCTTCTTCACCTTCCCTGTAACTGACAAAATTCAAGACTACGCTTTTTATCTGCCCGATGTCTTCGCGGCTGAAAGCACCGCCCATCCCCAACCCCTCGAAGCGTTCCAGTCGTTTAACCTAGCCATGTCCCGCGCATCGGCCCGCAACGTCTCGAAAAAAATTGATGTATCCGGTGCCCTCAAGTTACTCCCTGCATTACCCCAACTGGGCCTGACCTCCACCACGATCGGGCAAATTGGGCAACAACTGCTAGCCGAACGGCAAGATCCCACCGTCAAAACCCGCCGTCGCACCTACCAAACCCTGCTCAGCTTCGATATTTTCATGAAGCAATTGCAGAAGACCAAGCCAGACTTCGCCACCTTTTTCACCAACCACGTAGCTGCAAACATGCACCGTTACTGGGCTGCAGCCTTTCCCGACGACTATAAGGTCTTCAACCTTAAGGACGAATGGGTCAATCAATTTCGTGGTGAAATTGACTTTGCGATGCAAAAAGCCGATGAACTGCTGGGACGCTTAATTGCCTTCGTCGATCGTAATCCCGAATACGTTCTATTGGTCGTTTCCAGCATGGGACAAGCGGCTTTCAAAGCAGAACATGTTTCCTCCTGCGTGGGCATTGTGAACTTTGAGCGCTTCATGGGGCAGCTTGGCATTGCCGCCGGGGACTACGAAGAACGACCCGCAATGGCTCCCATTTTTAACGTGATGGTGAACCCTGATAAACAAGATTGTCTGCGGCAAAAGATTGGAACCTTAGAGATCAACGGCCAACCCTTTGCCCAGGAATTAGAAGAAGGCTTCTTTGAATTCTGCTTCAAGTATTTCCAAAACTACAGTGGCCCGGAAGTGATTCATGTAGAAGGTCAGGCACGCTCCTTTGTAGAGATGGGATTAGCCAGCGTCCCCCACGAAGATGGCGTTTACCTCACCGGCGATCATATTCCTGAAGGAATCCTGTTCAACTACGATCCCCAAAAGGCATCCCCCAGCAATGCCCAGCGGACTAAGATTTCCACCCTAGACATTGCACCCAGCATTTTGGAAAACTACTCCGTATCCATTCCAACTTACATGAATTCTCCATTCCAACTTGTGGCCTAGGGCGTTATCTAACGCCATTCTTCCGAGGTTATTCTAAAGTTGAGTGACAATTGTTCCCTGAAGGTGCCCCTGCCAATTGACAGGGGCATTGGTTTTAGGACTCATTCCAAGCTGGGAAAAAGTGATTGCCCACCGATCGCTTCAGACGGTTCATAGCCCGTTCTGTCATTTCTGTGAAGTGCAGATCATCACAGAGCAGTTGCGTTGCAAGGCGCGTACTGCGTTCATATTTCACGCCATACTTATAGCAAATTCCTGGCCATTGATAAAAGACCTTAGCCAAGGCCAAGGCCGCATCAAAATTCCCCGCAAATTCTCGATGGATGCGCTGGGTATACGCTTGTGCCGCATCTTCGGCCAAACATTGACCCGCAATATGTCCACTTTTGACCGCGTGCAAAATGCCATCCCCAAAGAGGGGATTCACCAAACCTGCGGCATCGCCCACCAAGAGAATCCGGCCTTCATGCAGTGGCTCCTTGCCTGACCAAGTGGGCAACGGATGACCGTGGAAGCGCAATTGGGATCGATCGTAGGCAACCCCCATCGTGGTTAGATAGTCACAAATCGTCTGCTGCAATTCTGCCCGGACTGTGGGGTCTTTGCGAGGATCCAGCTTACCCGGTCGAAATAACCCCGCCCCTACATTGAGGTGATCTCCCTTCGGAAAAATCCAGGCATAGCCCTGTTTCACCGCCCCATATTCCAAATGCACCACCTCAGGCCGCAGATCGGCATGACCAGTGCCCCACGTGTGGGGATGCTCGACCTCTAGGGCGATCGCGATCGATCGTTTTTGGCGCAGTTGGGTGGCTTTGACCACAACGCCATTGGCTCCATCGGCTCCAATCACATAGCGGGCCTTGGCTGTAAATTCCGCCCCCGTTTTAATCCCCTGGGCTCGAACCACGACGCCATCGGCCTCTGGAATCAGCGATCGTACCGCCAAGCCATCGCGCAGCTCCGCCCCAGCCCGCACAGCCCGTTGCGCCAAAGCCTGGTCAAAAATCGATCGTTGCACCATCCAGAGCGATAGTTGGTGGGAAACGCCTTCTGGATTGATAGCCCCCAGGTAGGGATCATCAAACTCCCAGGTGTGGCGCATATGGGTCACATTTGATTCCACAAACGCTTCCGGTGCCAGATCCCACAGAAACTGTTGGATCGTCATCGGCATTCCGCCCCCACAGGTTTTGTGACGCGGTAAGACTTGTTTTTCCAGCAGAGCCACCTTGAGACCCGATCGGGCCGCTTCCGCTGCGGCCATGGCCCCCGCAGGCCCAGCACCACACACCACCACGTCATAGGTTTGCATGTTTATCTCCATCAAATGATCTAGGTCAGCCAGTGATTCAGGTCAGCCAGTATCCAGGTCAGACCCTAGTTTCGACCGTCAGTTCCAGCGAGCCAGTTCAATAATTTCCTGACAAGCCAATATTCCCTGACAAGGGCGAGGACTTTCCTAGGAAATTAGCCCATCTTATGAATTTTGTAACAATTTTTGAATACTTGTCTGTTGCCGCCAGTCTTGCCCTTGCACAGCGGTCCCGACAATATAGTTGTCTTTTGTTTTAACAATTACAACTGAGTACTCTTGATCTGACAATTCGCTACCTAATTCATAGGCTTGGTCTTTTCTTTGACTTGAAAAGACTTGTAGCTGGACAAAAATTTCCCCTTGACAGTTAACGCCGTCATACGCGCGATCGTCCAGCCAAAACTGAAAAAATATGCAATCCGAATCGTTTGCTAATCTCAAAGCCATAATCTTAATGGGCGAATTCTCAAATCTTGACAAAACACAGTTACTTTCACTTTTTCCGAAACAGAGAAAATTAGGCTTTCAGCCCAGCCTGCTAAGTGCTAGGTGCCCCCCTTGACCTAAACCCAAGAAATTCCCTAGGCTGAACGCCTCAAACCACGCTTAGGCCACTAATCCTTGCTGATCCTTAGGAACTTATTTGTAGAAACTTACCTTAAGAAGCTGACCTTAAGAAACTTACCCTTAGAAACTTACCTTCTAGAATAGACACAGTTTCCCCTGAATTACCATTGGATTAACACAGAAAAAAGGACGTACCCAAAGATTTGACACAAACCCTATGGTTACTCCCACTTTTACCAACCTTAAAGAAACTGTTAAGTTGTCAACTTCATTCAGAAGAGATTGATGCAATCCCCAGTTTGCCCTGTACCAGACCTTCACGATCGAGTCCTCGCTCCCCACGATCGAACAATCCCTAATCCTACTGTTTCCTCAATATCATTTCATCCACTAGAGTACTCCCTAGCCAAACTTCATCCACTAACTCCACT from the Alkalinema sp. FACHB-956 genome contains:
- a CDS encoding cation-translocating P-type ATPase, with the protein product MGHWYQLDTIDVLQQLDTDATKGLSREAVNRRREQWGSNELADHRSKSPWLILWEQLTASTIVVLLLAALAAIALGDSKDAIAIVAIVALTVLLGWSQEYRAEKALVALKQLAVPSVRVYRAGTWMDISARDLVPGDIVHLEAGNRIPADGRLLETAHLQVQEAALTGESAPVEKSSPALTDEAILAESAFYPNMVYMGTTVTAGRGKAVITATGMQTELGNVANLMQRVGWEATPLQQRLDQLSQKLVLAILALVAIIFALGVLRGESLPLMFLTAVSVAVGLIPEGLPAIVTISLALGSQRMLKQQALIRRLPAVETLGSVTVICSDKTGTLTENRMTVTTLEVAEQRVSLPSASESPFASESPLAPSLQFLLLGAALCNDAIVPMGQESVVQNEANPLGDPTEVALVIAASLAGLSKSDLDMQYPRIAEIGFEADRRCMTTIHKWNGDGNSFSDDFKGTPYIAFTKGAVTQLLDVTSHIWVKDHIQVFDATWRDRVLKAQQELAQTGARVLGVAFRLWNDRPDVRDAQTVEQNLVLVGWVGLRDPARPEVKQAVQDCQRAGIRPVMITGDHPLTALHLARELGIADNDRYLTGHDLNQLSLAELMEKVESIAVYARVSPEQKLKIVQAFQQRQHIVAMTGDGINDAPALRKADIGVAMGKSGTDVAKEAADMVLLDDHFATIVAAVQEGRVIYDNIRKSIKYLLSGNSGEIWVMFLAPFLGMPLPLLPIQILWINLMSDGLPALALSVEPAERDTMQRPPHQSHGPIFSRGMGWDIVWIGLLTGLASLGTGYVYWQGDRLSHWQTMLFTILTFSETVIALAVRSERYSLFQIGLLSNKPLLGAIVLTLGFHLAILYVPLLQTLFQTTALSISELVFCLGMSSLVFWAIELQKWLRRKQSPIHTHKP
- a CDS encoding DnaJ domain-containing protein; translated protein: MATATQSRKKKAPSKTEKSLNSLIQNEIARLSEMHGISQSELESFAQFVIANYRKIDKRPKPLKMTELKQAIFNQFSVTNLTELRKSGSFQLATSSLGKLDLSKIAGWEILYRKLIGVLPHEVNEQGYGCINGINIFNYDMPWQAFGLNPQTATTEQIKSAYRDLSRIYHPDNRETGDAKIFDRLTIFYKSLTETF
- a CDS encoding geranylgeranyl reductase family protein; the encoded protein is MQTYDVVVCGAGPAGAMAAAEAARSGLKVALLEKQVLPRHKTCGGGMPMTIQQFLWDLAPEAFVESNVTHMRHTWEFDDPYLGAINPEGVSHQLSLWMVQRSIFDQALAQRAVRAGAELRDGLAVRSLIPEADGVVVRAQGIKTGAEFTAKARYVIGADGANGVVVKATQLRQKRSIAIALEVEHPHTWGTGHADLRPEVVHLEYGAVKQGYAWIFPKGDHLNVGAGLFRPGKLDPRKDPTVRAELQQTICDYLTTMGVAYDRSQLRFHGHPLPTWSGKEPLHEGRILLVGDAAGLVNPLFGDGILHAVKSGHIAGQCLAEDAAQAYTQRIHREFAGNFDAALALAKVFYQWPGICYKYGVKYERSTRLATQLLCDDLHFTEMTERAMNRLKRSVGNHFFPAWNES